One window of the Homalodisca vitripennis isolate AUS2020 unplaced genomic scaffold, UT_GWSS_2.1 ScUCBcl_6776;HRSCAF=14145, whole genome shotgun sequence genome contains the following:
- the LOC124373944 gene encoding uncharacterized protein LOC124373944, producing the protein MAEIKNQYREISRENQEYKAINAQLTLKVSSLETKVRDLEQYSRQDNIEISGLPKTAGREDERSILRDVGRAIGLEVNENTVVAVHRVPTYSRTRVHTPHRGQVHHQRPERRLDTSLQKEKDGYGLIYIGEHLTPDNKQLLRKLKDACKELNIKYVWCREGKFYVRRTEGATSERNAGDPAQLSSFTLLNEIVTIFGSSSSSRQPQEPRDHSGLAAGHLFFLHRKLPGDGRSLPESS; encoded by the exons ATGgctgaaataaaaaatcaatacagagAAATTAGCCGAGAAAATCAGGAGTATAAGGCTATAAACGCACAGCTAACACTGAAGGTGTCTTCCCTGGAAACCAAGGTCCGAGATCTGGAGCAGTACTCTCGTCAAGATAACATTGAGATTAGCGGACTGCCAAAGACAGCGGGGCGGGAGGACGAGAGGAGCATCCTGCGGGACGTGGGACGAGCCATCGGTCTGGAGGTGAACGAAAACACTGTAGTCGCTGTCCATCGAGTTCCTACCTACAGCAGGACAAGAGTGCACACCCCCCATCGTGGCCAGGTTCACCACCAGAGACCAGAGAGACGCCTGGATACAAGCCTTCAAAAAGAAAAAGACGGTTATGGCCT GATCTACATCGGCGAACACCTCACCCCTGATAACAAACAACTTCTGCGTAAGCTTAAAGATGCCTGTAAGGAACTTAACATCAAGTACGTGTGGTGTAGGGAGGGAAAGTTCTATGTAAGAAGAACCGAAGGTGCGACCAGTGAAAGG AATGCAGGTGACCCCGCACAGCTATCCTCCTTCACCCTGCTCAACGAGATAGTCACCATCTTCGGCTCGTCCTCCAGCTCTAGACAACCCCAGGAGCCCAGGGATCACAGTGGACTGGCGGCGGGTCATTTATTCTTTTTACACAGAAAGCTACCAGGAGACGGAAGGAGCCTCccagagagcagctaa